The DNA sequence CCGAGTCACTATACCGATGGATGGTGTCGGGGGAAGTCTCCGTTGTGCGTGGTTCATCGCTTCGCGGACGTTTCCCTCAGCGTGGCGCCACCGCTGTTACTTACCGCACAAGTCGGGACAACCTACGGTCAGCGAGCGGCTTGCCGCCAGTCTGGCATGTCGGGCAGTACTGGAGGCTGGAGTCGGCGAAGGACACCTCCCGTACGGTGTCGCCGCAGACCGGGCAGGGCAGTCCGGTGCGGGCGTGCACCTTCAGTCCGGACCGCTTCTCGCCCTTCAGCGTCGCCGCCCGCTGCCCGACCGACCGGCTGACGGCATCGGTCAGCACCTCACGGGTGGCCTCGTGCAGGACGGCCATCTGCGAATCGGTTAGTCGGCTGGAAATTGCGAACGGGGACAGTTTCGCCGCGTGCAGTATCTCGTCGGAGTAGGCGTTACCGATTCCGGACAGCACCGACTGGTCGGTGAGTATGCCCTTGATCTGTCCGCGCCGGCCGCGGATCCGGTCGGCGAAGGTGGCGAGGTCGGCGGCCAGTGCGTCCGGGCCGAGTTTCGCCACCCCGGGCACCTGGGCCGGATCGGTCACCAGATAGGCGGCGAGCTTCTTCTGGGTGCCGGCCTCGGTCAGATCGAAGCCGGAGCCGTCGTCGAGGCGTACCCGGACGGCGATCGGGCCCTTGCCGGGCTTGAGCGGGGCGGCGGACGCGAACGATTCGCGGTAGTGCAGCCAGCCGGCCCGGGCCAGGTGGACGACCAGGTGCAGGTCGCCGTCGAGGACCACGTCGAGAAACTTGCCGTGTCGGGCGGCGTCGACCACCGTGCGTCCGGTGGCGGCGGTCGGTGGCGGGTCGTACGTCTTCAGGGCGCTGATCGCCGTGATCTCGACCCGCTCGACACGCCGACCGACCGCGCGGTCGCGCAGGTAGGCGCCGAGTGCTTCGACCTCGGGTAGTTCGGGCACGTCATCAAAGGTAGCCTCTGGCGCGTCCGGGCAGGTGTAACAGACAGGTGGGTGGCGCGGTGAAGGTCGTGGTGGCGCACAACCGCTACCGGCAGGCGCAGCCGTCCGGCGAGAACATCATCGTCGATCTGGAGATCGACCAGTTGGCCGCGGCCGGCGTCGAGGTGCTGCCGTTCCTGCGCAGCTCCGACGAGATCCCGTCGATGTCGAAGGCCGGCAAGGCGCTGCTGCCGCTGTCGCCGATCTACGCGCCGAAGGCCCAGCAGGATCTGGCCCGGCTGATCACCGAGCATCGGCCGGACGTGCTTCACCTGCACAACCCGTACCCGTTGATCTCGCCCTGGATCGTCCGGACCGCGCACCGGCACGGGGTGCCGGTGGTGCAGACGGTGCACAACTACCGGCAGGTGTGCTCGTCCGGGCTGTACTTCCGGGACGGGAAGATCTGCCAGGACTGTCGGGGCCGGGCGTTCGGGATGCCGGCGGTGGTCAACCGCTGCTACCGGGACTCGCGGGCGCAGAGCGCGTTGATGGCGACGACGCTGGCGGTGCACCGGCCGACGTGGAAATCGGTCGACCGCTACATCGCACTGACTTCGGCGATCAGGGATCACCTGGTGGACTACGGGGTTCCGGTGGACCGGATCGTGGTCAAGCCGAACGCGATCCCCGACCCCGGGCCGCCGGCTCCGCTCGGCGACGGCTTCCTCTTCCTCGGGCGGTTGTCG is a window from the Polymorphospora rubra genome containing:
- a CDS encoding glycosyltransferase family 4 protein codes for the protein MKVVVAHNRYRQAQPSGENIIVDLEIDQLAAAGVEVLPFLRSSDEIPSMSKAGKALLPLSPIYAPKAQQDLARLITEHRPDVLHLHNPYPLISPWIVRTAHRHGVPVVQTVHNYRQVCSSGLYFRDGKICQDCRGRAFGMPAVVNRCYRDSRAQSALMATTLAVHRPTWKSVDRYIALTSAIRDHLVDYGVPVDRIVVKPNAIPDPGPPAPLGDGFLFLGRLSPEKGLGLLLDAWRRHPDGALGRLRIGGDGELRSLAEEVAASRADVEFLGPLDRDGVRAALRASAVVVAASTWHDVLPTVVIEAFAAGRPVLGTALGGIPYLLGADRAAGALGAAAAGPPGAAGPPGAAGPPGAAGPPGAAGLSGAGGSAGDGPAGWVVPAEPAAMAAALPVARSGAAALSAIARSRYERTFHPDVVTKQLLDVYAGMAHRTG
- a CDS encoding Fpg/Nei family DNA glycosylase, with protein sequence MPELPEVEALGAYLRDRAVGRRVERVEITAISALKTYDPPPTAATGRTVVDAARHGKFLDVVLDGDLHLVVHLARAGWLHYRESFASAAPLKPGKGPIAVRVRLDDGSGFDLTEAGTQKKLAAYLVTDPAQVPGVAKLGPDALAADLATFADRIRGRRGQIKGILTDQSVLSGIGNAYSDEILHAAKLSPFAISSRLTDSQMAVLHEATREVLTDAVSRSVGQRAATLKGEKRSGLKVHARTGLPCPVCGDTVREVSFADSSLQYCPTCQTGGKPLADRRLSRLVR